In Fusobacterium sp. SYSU M8D902, the DNA window GTCTAATCCACCAAGTAGCATATGTTGAAAACTTATATCCCTTTGTATATTCAAATTTTTCTACAGCTTTCATTAGACCAATATTTCCTTCTTGAATAAGATCTAATAACTTCAATCCTCTATTTGTATGTTTTTTTGCAATACTTACAACTAGTCTTAAGTTAGCTTCAATCAACTGTTGACTTGCCCATTCGTCTCCCTCTAGAGCTCTCTTAGCATACTCTAGCTCCTCATCATGATTCAATAGAGGAATCTGTCCTATCTCACGTAGGTACATCTTTATTGGCTCATCTACCTTCATATCTCCTGAAAGAGTGAATAAATCATCACTGATATAGTCCTCATCTCCTATATCTTCCAGATCATCAGGATTGAAATGATCAAAGTCATCATCAAAATCATCTAACTTACTATCTAAAGCATCATCAAAATCATCTTCATCTAAAAAGTCATCTTTTTCAAAACTTTCATTATCTTCATCTTTTAAATCATCATATTTTTCTTCGTCACTATAGTCCTCTTCAGGATCTTTCTCTTTCTTTTTTGTAACTTTCTTAGCAGTAGTTTCCTTAGTTTTCTTAGTTTTAGTAGCTTTTGCTAATTTTTTAGTTTTTTCTATATCCTCTTGTCTTACTATCTCAATACCTTGATCGATCATTCCTGTAATAAGCTGTTCTATCTTTTCAACAGGAAAATCATCTTTTAATCCATCATTGATCTCTTCATAAGTGATGCACTTGTTTTCCATTGCTTTTCTTACCAAGCCTAGAACCTTTTCGTTTTTTATAAACTCTCTCATTATTTGAGCCTCCTCTAAATAACTTATAGATTAATTAATAAATTATTAAAACCTTTATACAATTCTTCTATCTCATTAAATCCATTTACTTTGCTTAAATTTATCTCTATCTCTTTGATCTTTCTTGCCAACATCAATTTATCTATTATGTTTAGCTCTTTTGTCCCATAGAATCCACTATTTATCTTTACATAGCTCTCATCTATCTCCTGTTTAAACCAAGAGATAAAGCTCTCTCTCAATAGTTCCTCTATTTTTTTCTCATCTGAACAGTCTTCAATAACAGTACATCTCAATAGATTCCACTGTTCTAATTCCTCATCTTTCAGATCATACTCTGTGGCAAAAGTTGAAATTATGTCTACACTGTCCTCTTTTTCTAAATAATCATATATTTTCTTTCCAATTGATGTTTTTATCTTTTTATCCTTAAAATATCTAAAATAATCTCTATTTACAAGAACTAAAAACAGGGTATCTCTTTCCAATCTGTCCAAAGCGACAAATTTTTCCCCTATACTTATATTTACTAAATCATCTTCAAATTTCCTTGATTTTTTTCTATTTTTATTTATTAAAATCTCTTTAAGGGTATCTTTTTCTAAATTAAGATTTTTTGATAATTTATCCAAATACAGCATTTTCTCAAGTTCTGTATCAATACATTGGAAAAAACTTTTAAATCTATTTACAAAATTTTGTTTAGACATAATACTACTAAAATCATACTCTTTTGAATAGTAGCTGAATAAAAAATCAAATATCTCTACTGAATTTTTTACACACTGTAAAAATCTCTCTTTTCCATAAGTTTTCAGATATTCATCTGGATCCTTTGCTCCATCTAGTTGTAACACTCTAATATTAAATCCCAAACTCTTTAAGATCAATCCTGCCCTCTCCGTTGCAGACTGACCTGGAGCATCTGAGTCAAAAGAGAGTATAACATTGGAAGTATACCTCTTTAAAATTGCTCCTTGTTCCTCTGTCAAAGCTGTCCCTAGAGGAGCTAAAGCTACATCAAAACCATAGATATTTGCTGACAAAACATCCATATACCCTTCCATCAGCATTGTATAGTTTTTCTTTCTTATTATTGAGCTTCTCTCCAATCCGTATAAATTCTTTCCCTTCTTAAATATTGGGGTATCTGGTGAGTTTATATATTTTGGTGTCTCCTTATCCTTTTCAAGAGTTCTTCCTCCAAAAGCAATAACCTCTCCTTTTATAGAGTAGATTGGAAAAATTATCCTATTTCTAAAAGCATCATAATTATTTCCATTATCTCCCTCTTTTGTCAATCCTAATAATATTAGATCCTTACTTTCGTACCCTTTACTTACCAGATAATCAGTTAAGTCGCTCCATCTATTTGAAGCAAATCCCAGTCCATTATCTTTTATTATTTTTGGATTGATAGCTCTATTGGATAGATACTCCAAAGCTGTTCTTCCCTGAAGAGAAAAGATATTATCTGTATAGTATTTATGAGCCTCGTCCATTATTTTATAGTATTTATCAAAATTCTCACTATTTTTACTCTTACTCTCTAACTCTTTTATTGGAATACTATATTTTTTAGCTAATTCATCTACAGCTTCCATAAAAGATATCTTTTTATACTGAGAATAAAAAGAGATTGGATTTCCTCCAGCCCCACACACAAAACATTTACAAATATTTTTGCTTGGACTCACCATAAATGAGGGAGTGGTATCAGAGTGGAATGGACATAATCCCTTATAGTTTGCACCAGATTTTTTTAGCTCTACAAATTCTCCGACAACATCTTCTATCTTTAAAGAATCTATCAAGAGGTCTATATCTTCTGATCTATATCTCATTTTCCCTCCCTCTCATTTCTATTATAATTTTAATGTTATTCAGCTATATAGTATAATATATTTTCTGAAATAAAGCAAATAAAAAAATCAATAAAAAAGAGAGCAACCAATTATGGTCATTCTCTTTTTTCTATTTACATATATTTCTTCATTTCCTCTTGAGCCTTACTATTTAAGTAATCCTCTTTTACTCTATCCTTAACATCTTCATACTTAGCTTTTTTATATTTTACATCCTCAGTTTTATTGAAAATATAGATTTCGTTATCTATTTTTAAACTTTCCACTTTATTTAATGGAGCGTCTAATATAGTTTTTGCTAACTCCTCATTATAACCAAGTCCTGAAATATACCCAGCATTGTTAATTCTAAAGCTATTATTTTGAACTATATCTGTTCTATCTTTTGAGATATTTTTAAATTCTATCTCTTTATTTTGTATTTTTTCTCTTAAATTCTCAATATCCTTCTCTTTATCTTCAACTGTTTTCTTAGATATTTTAGGTGAGATTAAAATATGACTAGCTTTTACTTTATCCTCTTTTTCATTCTTATCCTCAACTAAAATCAAATGATATCCGAAAACTGTTTCTACAGGTGTAGGATATATCTTACCAACTTCACCTTCAAAAGCTGCTTTTTGGAATGGTTCTACCATATCTCCTTTAGAGAACCATCCTAACTCTCCACCATTTCCTGCACTTGGTCCTGTTGAATACTCCTTAGCTTTCTCTTTAAAGTTTTCTGGAGTAGCTTCTTTTAAGATATCTTCAGCTTGTTTTTTAGCTATCTCTTTATCCTCAGCAGAAGGTTCTATCTGAACTTTTGCAATTTCAGCTTGTGCACTTGGGAAAATATCATATTTTAAGTTATTGTTATTAAAATACTCTTTTAATTCCTCATCTGTTGGTTTAATTGTTGATTTTATATTGTTAAATAGCTCTCTTTGGAATATTTCAAATCTATACTCTAATGGTAGATCCTCAGGTACTACTATTCCTCTTTTCATAGCTTCCTTAGCTATCTTTATCTGATTGTCATAGTACTCTCTAACTTGAAGATCAGCCTTCTCCTTGTCTCCATTAGTTACATATAGAGCATTTAACATCTTCTTAGCAAAATCAATATTTGTTACCTTAAATCCATCTTTATCTATCTCTACTTTTGCTAATAATTCTTCGTACTCAGGAGAAACACTATCTATTTTTACTTTATCTTTGCTTTTTTTCAATAGAACTAAGTATTCTTCCATTCCTTTTTGCTCTTTTAAGTTATTTATAACTTGATCTCTCACTTCATCTAGACTCTTACCATCATATAGAGTAGCAACTCCATTCTCATACTCTCTTTGGATCTCTTCATCTGTTGGAACTACTCCCTCTTTAATCTTTTGGAAAGTCTTTTCTATAAGAATATTATTTTTTATATCCTGTTTAAATGTCTTCTTAGTATATCCTTGTGCAGCTAACATTCTTTTAAACTGTTCCTTGTTTCCTATAGATTTCTCTATTGAATCATATTGAGCATTAACCTCTTTATTTGGAACTTTAATATTTAACTCATCAGCTATCTCCAATGTTAAATTTCTATTGATAACTTCATCAAAAGCTAATACTTCTATCAGCTTTTTGTCTAACTTATCTCCTAAAAATCTTGAATACCCCTGTACCAAGTTATTTTTAGTTCTTTCCACTTCCATTTTTGAAACCTTTTCTCCATCTAATTTGAAAGCATATACATTTGATCTATCATATGAACTTCTCACATTCATATATGCTAACATTCCAGATGAAAGTATAAATAATACTGTTATGAACCAAATAAATGGTTTTATATGTTTACGAAATTTTCTTATTGCCATTTTTCTATTCAGCAGAGCTGTCCCCTTTCATAGTATTAATAGTTTATTGATAAATTCTTTCTATTTAAAATCTAAACCATATTTTCTAATTTTTTCATAAAGAGTAGTTCTTCCAATTCCTAATAATTTTGAAGTCTCTTGCTTATTCCATCTTGTTTTTTGAAGTGCAATTGCTATTACTACCTTCTCAACATCTGCTAAGCTGTATATCTCTTGCTCTAGAATATCTTTTAATGGTCCAACACCTACTACAGTTTTGTTTTCTACTGTGTCAGATTTCATTTTGATCTCTAATGGTAAATCCTCTACATCTATAACTTTATCAGTTGAAAGTATTACCATTCTTTCGATCATGTTTTTTAACTCTCTTATATTTCCAGGATATGAGTATTCCATTAAATATTTCATAGCCTCTCCTGAAATTACTGGAGTATCTCTGTGTAACTCTCTTACAACTTTATTTAAGAAGTAGTTTGCTAATAATGGTATATCCTCTTTTCTCTCTCTTAAAGGTGGAACCTCAATAGGGAAAGCTGTTAATCTGTGATATAGATCTTTTCTGAATCTTCCCTTTTCAGTTTCCTCTTTTAGATCCTTATTGCTTGAAGCAATAAATCTTACATCAACTCTTCTTGTTTTATTTCCACCAACTCTTTTTAACTCTCCATACTCTATAACTTTTAAAAGTTTAGCTTGGCATCTTATATCCATAGCTGAAATATCATCTAAGAATATTGTTCCACCATCTGCTTCCTCTAAAAGTCCTCTTTTACTTGAGTTTGCTCCTGTGAAAGCTCCTCTTTCATAACCGAATAACTCTCTTTCCATAGCCTCTTCACTCAATGAAGCACAACTTACAACTATGTAGTTATTCTTTCTTCTATCACTTTTCTTGTAGATCTCTTTTGCAACAATCTCTTTTCCTAATCCATTTTCTCCTGTAATCAATACAGCTAAATCACTCTCTGCAACTTTTTCTACTAAGCTTTTTATATCTTTAATTCTTGAAGATTGTCCAACTATTTCGCTCTCTTCCTCTAAACTTGCTAACTTCTCCTCTAATTTTCTCTTCTCTTTTAGTATCTCTAAGTTCTTAATAGCTGGTAATATTATTCTATTCATCTCTTTTAATTCTACAGGTTTCATTAAGTAGTTATAAATATCTGCATTTTTTAACTCTTGAATAGCTGTCTCAGTCTCATCTTCTAATAATCCAACTACTACAAAATCTTTTCCTAATCCACTTAACTTTCTCTTTGCTTCAGCAAAATTGAACCAAGTTAAATACTCATCTAAAAGAATTATATCAAAATCACTCTCTCTTAACATATCTAGTGCATCTAGTAAGTTGTTAAAAGTTATTATTTCATAATGTTCTGATAATTCTTTTCTTATTTGTTTTAAAGTTTCTTTTCTCTCTGAAATTGCTAAAATAGCATTTTTCATATAATACCTCCGTAACTAATTTATAAATAAACGTATTTTTTGACTACATCTTATACATGTATTATAATAGATTATTTGTATTTTTTCAAGACTATTTTTTTTATTTTGCACATTTGCCCAATTTTAGGGCATCTGTAAATTTTTATTTTACTAAGTTAAAAATATCATTAGTTGTAATGAAGATAATTAGCCCAAATAATACCAACATTCCTACCATATGAACTCTCTCTTCCAACTTTTTATTCACCTTTATTCCTACCATCTCTAATAACACAAAAATTATTCTTCCACCATCAAGTGCTGGTAGTGGTAATAAGTTTAAAACTCCCACATTTATTGATAGTAATGCCATTAGCCATAACACTATTCCAAGTCCATCTCTCGAGGCTTCCCCAACAACTTTTATTATTCCTATAGGTCCACTTATCTCCTTAGCTTTTACTTGACCAGTTATCATCATTTTTAAGCCTACTATTGTATCTTCTACTATTTTTATTCCACTTTTAAAAGTCAACTCAGTAGCTTCAATTACAGAAAACTTTTCTACGGAATACTCTGGCAGTATTCCTAGCATGTAATTTTTAGTGTTTGAATCATATGTTAAAGGTACTTCTAACTCCTCTATTTTCCCATCTCTCTCGATTTTTATCTCAATTTCATCAGCTTCTTTTATTCCCTTTAACTTTTCACTAATATCTTTCCAACTATCTATCTTTTTTCCATCAATCTCAATTATTCTATCCTTAACTTTTAGATATTCACTTGATTGAGCCTCTTTAAATATATTTCCAATTATAGGCTTCTCACTTATAATCGGCTTTCCATTTATATAGATAGAGCTAAACATAATAATAAATGCCAACAGAAAATTCATAAAAACTCCTGCTATCAACACTATAAACCTTGCATAAGCAGGTTTTGAATTAAATCCATCTTCAAGTTTGCTATCCACTTCCATTCCCTCAATATTTACAAATCCTCCAATAGGAATCGCTCTGAAAGAATAGGTAGTTTTGATAGTATCATAGGAATAAACTTGTGGTCCCATACCTATTGAAAACTCACTTACAGGCATTTTAAAAAATTTCGCTGTCATAAAATGTCCCAATTCATGAATAAATATAATTATCCCCAGTACTAAAATTGCTATTAGTATCTCCATTATTAATTCTCCTTACTTCTTAGTTAAATTATATCTCTCACAATTGAATATACCTCTTCTCCTATCTCTTCAATTGTCTTCAATCTTCCCTCATCAACACATTTTATCTCTTTCCACTCATATTTTCTAGCTATCTCACAAGCATTCTCATATGATTTTTTTAAATAATTGGTATCCTGTTCATGGATATCCTTTTTCTCTTCACCTGTTATCTTGTTTTTTCTCTCTGCCATCAATTTAACTGCCATCTCAGTTGGCATATTCAAAAATATAACCAAGTCTGGAGCGGGAATATTCATCTTTTTATATTCTAAATCTTCTAACCAATTTAAATACTCCTCTTTCTTTTCCTTATCCTCTATCTTTGATGCTTGGTGAACCATATTAGAAGTTGTATATCTATCTGTTACAACTACTCCTTCACTTTTATAGAAACTCTCCCATTCCATTTTGTATGAGGCATATCTATCTATTGCAAACATTGTAGATACAGGATAGGGATTTATATCTAAAGCCTTATCTCCAAATGCTCCAGCCAAATACATTTTTACTGGCTCACAAGCTGGACTCTCATAGTTAGGAAATGACAGTTTTTTTATCTTAACTCCTTCTCTTTCCAATCTTTCAAATAATCTCTTTGTTTGAGTCTCTTTTCCACTTGAATCTGTCCCCTCTATTACTATTACTCTTCCCATCTCTTACCTCTCATAATTTGAATATACCCATTCTCTTGTTTCTCTATCTACAGTTTTTATCAATTCAACTCCATCTATCTCAAGAGGAATGTGTCTCTCCATAGCTTTTTCAATTATCTCATAAATAGTTAAAAACTTTATCTTTCCCTTTAAAAATAGCTCAACTGCAACTTCATTAGCAGCATTCAAAACAGCAGGCATAGTTTTCCCTATCTTTCCAGCTTTAAATGCCAACTGAATACCTTTAAAAGTTTTATGATCAGGCTTTTCAAAGGTTAAAGTTGAAACCTTCATAAAATCCAATGGTTCCATAGCCAAACTTTCCTCTCTACAAGGATAAGTGAAAGCATATTGAATTGGTAATTTCATATCTGGAGCTCCCAATTGAGCTATAACCGCTCTATCTTTAAACTCTACCATTGAATGTATTATACTCTGTGGATGTACCAATACCTCTATATCATCATAATCTACACCAAATAGCTCGTGAGCTTCTATTACTTCTAGCCCTTTATTTACAAGAGTTGAAGAATCTATAGTTATCTTTTTCCCCATTGACCAGTTAGGATGTTTTAGAGCCTGTTCAACACTTACATCTCTAAGTTCCTCTTCAGTTTTTCCTCTAAAAGTTCCCCCACTTGCTGTGATTATTATTTTTCTTACCTCTTTTTTAGCTCCCCCTAGCATTGATTGAAATATTGCTGAATGTTCACTGTCTACAGGAACTATCTCCGCTTTTGGATTCTCTTTCAACAATCTATTTATATATGGTCCTGCTGCTACCATTGTTTCTTTATTTGCTAAAGCAATTCTTTTTCCTCTCTTTATACCCTCAACAGTAGCTTCTATCCCAATAGCTCCACTAACTGCAGTCAATAGTATATCATAGTCATCTTTTGAAGCTAGTTCTTTCAATCCCTCATCTTTTAAGTAGACCTCAATTTCAGGAAATTTTTCCCTTATCTTCTCATAACCCTCATCTGTTCCAACAGACACATATTTAGGCTTAAACTCCTCTATCTGTTCAATTAATAATTTATAATTTCTATGTCCACTTATTCCTACAACTTGAAATTTATCCTGAGATTTTCTAACCACTTCAAGAGCATTTGTTCCTATACTTCCTGTTGATCCCAATATTATAATTTTTTTCATAAACTCCTCCTTGAAAAAAAGTGGGTAAGTTGCCTCACCCTTTTACACTACAATATGATAAATTTTAATAGATAATACATCACTGGAGCTACGAAAAGCATACTGTCAAATCTATCTAAAATCCCACCATGTCCTCTTAACACAGTTCCAGAATCCTTTACTTTGAACTCTCTCTTGAACATTGACTCTCCCAAATCTCCAATTTGAGCTACTCCACTGATAAATATTCCCAATATAATTATATTTATTAGGGACATTCCACCCTCTACTAATATAAAATATCTATCCAATAAAAATAGTGATATTATTGTAAAAATTGTTCCACCCAATGATCCTTCAATTGATTTCTTAGGACTTATACTATTAAACCCTCTTTTAAAAAACTTTCTTCCAATAGCCATTCCTACAAAATAAGCAAAACTATCACAAACCCATACCATTATTTGAGCTGTCAACAGCCATTTTCCTCCGTTTGGTAAAAAGCTTATTAAAAGCACATGAGAAAAAAGTATTCCTGTATATAGAGCTCCTAATACAGTATCTCCCAAGTCAGCACTAGCATCTTCTACTCTATTTTGAACAACTCTTGTTCCTATAGCTAAAACTGTTGCTATAGCCAATACTCCCTCTACTCCCAAAGAGAGTGTTCCAAGTTTTTCAAAAAATAGTATATTAGGAATTAAAACTGCCATCACTATTCCCAATATTTTATTTGGATTCTTTCCACCTATCTCTGACATCTGATAAAATTCATAAGCTCCCATTCCAACTATAATATTTGTAAATATCAAAAGTGGAAATCCACCGTGATATAATACGCCCACCAAGATTGGAATACCTATTAGAGCAACTATTATTCTACTTAGCATTATTTTACTCCTCCAAAACGTCTATCCCTTTTTGTATAATTTTCAATTGCTTTATCCAACTCATCCTCATTAAAGTCAGGCCATAAAGTATCTGTTATATATATCTCTGAATAAGCTATCTGCCATAGTAAAAAGTTAGATATTCTCAATTCTCCACTAGTTCTAATTAAAAGCTCTGGATCTGGTATATCACTATATAAGTATTTAGAAAACTCCTCTTCATCAATTGAATCTTTTCCAGACTTTAAAATCTTATTTACAGCATCAACTATCTCAGCTCTTCCACCATAATTGAATGCTATATTAAAAGTTAATCCTGTATTATTTTTACTTTTTTCTTGAAGATTATCTATAGCTTCTAAAAGAGAGTTACTAACATTGTCTTTTCTCCCTGAAACCATAAATCTAATATTATTTTCCATAATATTCTTCTCTTCGTTCTTTATATAA includes these proteins:
- the dxr gene encoding 1-deoxy-D-xylulose-5-phosphate reductoisomerase yields the protein MKKIIILGSTGSIGTNALEVVRKSQDKFQVVGISGHRNYKLLIEQIEEFKPKYVSVGTDEGYEKIREKFPEIEVYLKDEGLKELASKDDYDILLTAVSGAIGIEATVEGIKRGKRIALANKETMVAAGPYINRLLKENPKAEIVPVDSEHSAIFQSMLGGAKKEVRKIIITASGGTFRGKTEEELRDVSVEQALKHPNWSMGKKITIDSSTLVNKGLEVIEAHELFGVDYDDIEVLVHPQSIIHSMVEFKDRAVIAQLGAPDMKLPIQYAFTYPCREESLAMEPLDFMKVSTLTFEKPDHKTFKGIQLAFKAGKIGKTMPAVLNAANEVAVELFLKGKIKFLTIYEIIEKAMERHIPLEIDGVELIKTVDRETREWVYSNYER
- a CDS encoding thymidylate kinase, translated to MGRVIVIEGTDSSGKETQTKRLFERLEREGVKIKKLSFPNYESPACEPVKMYLAGAFGDKALDINPYPVSTMFAIDRYASYKMEWESFYKSEGVVVTDRYTTSNMVHQASKIEDKEKKEEYLNWLEDLEYKKMNIPAPDLVIFLNMPTEMAVKLMAERKNKITGEEKKDIHEQDTNYLKKSYENACEIARKYEWKEIKCVDEGRLKTIEEIGEEVYSIVRDII
- a CDS encoding sigma-54 dependent transcriptional regulator, whose amino-acid sequence is MKNAILAISERKETLKQIRKELSEHYEIITFNNLLDALDMLRESDFDIILLDEYLTWFNFAEAKRKLSGLGKDFVVVGLLEDETETAIQELKNADIYNYLMKPVELKEMNRIILPAIKNLEILKEKRKLEEKLASLEEESEIVGQSSRIKDIKSLVEKVAESDLAVLITGENGLGKEIVAKEIYKKSDRRKNNYIVVSCASLSEEAMERELFGYERGAFTGANSSKRGLLEEADGGTIFLDDISAMDIRCQAKLLKVIEYGELKRVGGNKTRRVDVRFIASSNKDLKEETEKGRFRKDLYHRLTAFPIEVPPLRERKEDIPLLANYFLNKVVRELHRDTPVISGEAMKYLMEYSYPGNIRELKNMIERMVILSTDKVIDVEDLPLEIKMKSDTVENKTVVGVGPLKDILEQEIYSLADVEKVVIAIALQKTRWNKQETSKLLGIGRTTLYEKIRKYGLDFK
- the rpoD gene encoding RNA polymerase sigma factor RpoD — encoded protein: MREFIKNEKVLGLVRKAMENKCITYEEINDGLKDDFPVEKIEQLITGMIDQGIEIVRQEDIEKTKKLAKATKTKKTKETTAKKVTKKKEKDPEEDYSDEEKYDDLKDEDNESFEKDDFLDEDDFDDALDSKLDDFDDDFDHFNPDDLEDIGDEDYISDDLFTLSGDMKVDEPIKMYLREIGQIPLLNHDEELEYAKRALEGDEWASQQLIEANLRLVVSIAKKHTNRGLKLLDLIQEGNIGLMKAVEKFEYTKGYKFSTYATWWIRQAITRAIADQGRTIRIPVHMIETINKIKKEARIYLQETGKDATPEVLAERLGMEIEKVKAIQEMNQDPISLETPVGSEEDSELGDFVEDNKMLNPYELTNRSLLREQLDGVLNSLSSREEKVLRYRYGLDDGSPKTLEEVGKIFKVTRERIRQIEVKALRKLRHPSRRKKLEDFKV
- a CDS encoding M50 family metallopeptidase, coding for MEILIAILVLGIIIFIHELGHFMTAKFFKMPVSEFSIGMGPQVYSYDTIKTTYSFRAIPIGGFVNIEGMEVDSKLEDGFNSKPAYARFIVLIAGVFMNFLLAFIIMFSSIYINGKPIISEKPIIGNIFKEAQSSEYLKVKDRIIEIDGKKIDSWKDISEKLKGIKEADEIEIKIERDGKIEELEVPLTYDSNTKNYMLGILPEYSVEKFSVIEATELTFKSGIKIVEDTIVGLKMMITGQVKAKEISGPIGIIKVVGEASRDGLGIVLWLMALLSINVGVLNLLPLPALDGGRIIFVLLEMVGIKVNKKLEERVHMVGMLVLFGLIIFITTNDIFNLVK
- a CDS encoding peptidylprolyl isomerase, with translation MAIRKFRKHIKPFIWFITVLFILSSGMLAYMNVRSSYDRSNVYAFKLDGEKVSKMEVERTKNNLVQGYSRFLGDKLDKKLIEVLAFDEVINRNLTLEIADELNIKVPNKEVNAQYDSIEKSIGNKEQFKRMLAAQGYTKKTFKQDIKNNILIEKTFQKIKEGVVPTDEEIQREYENGVATLYDGKSLDEVRDQVINNLKEQKGMEEYLVLLKKSKDKVKIDSVSPEYEELLAKVEIDKDGFKVTNIDFAKKMLNALYVTNGDKEKADLQVREYYDNQIKIAKEAMKRGIVVPEDLPLEYRFEIFQRELFNNIKSTIKPTDEELKEYFNNNNLKYDIFPSAQAEIAKVQIEPSAEDKEIAKKQAEDILKEATPENFKEKAKEYSTGPSAGNGGELGWFSKGDMVEPFQKAAFEGEVGKIYPTPVETVFGYHLILVEDKNEKEDKVKASHILISPKISKKTVEDKEKDIENLREKIQNKEIEFKNISKDRTDIVQNNSFRINNAGYISGLGYNEELAKTILDAPLNKVESLKIDNEIYIFNKTEDVKYKKAKYEDVKDRVKEDYLNSKAQEEMKKYM
- a CDS encoding phosphatidate cytidylyltransferase, which gives rise to MLSRIIVALIGIPILVGVLYHGGFPLLIFTNIIVGMGAYEFYQMSEIGGKNPNKILGIVMAVLIPNILFFEKLGTLSLGVEGVLAIATVLAIGTRVVQNRVEDASADLGDTVLGALYTGILFSHVLLISFLPNGGKWLLTAQIMVWVCDSFAYFVGMAIGRKFFKRGFNSISPKKSIEGSLGGTIFTIISLFLLDRYFILVEGGMSLINIIILGIFISGVAQIGDLGESMFKREFKVKDSGTVLRGHGGILDRFDSMLFVAPVMYYLLKFIIL
- a CDS encoding isoprenyl transferase, coding for MERYVPNHIAIIMDGNGRWAKKRGLPRTFGHKEGAAALRKIITYAAKLGVKYLTVYAFSTENWKRSQEEVSALMFLFKSYIKNEEKNIMENNIRFMVSGRKDNVSNSLLEAIDNLQEKSKNNTGLTFNIAFNYGGRAEIVDAVNKILKSGKDSIDEEEFSKYLYSDIPDPELLIRTSGELRISNFLLWQIAYSEIYITDTLWPDFNEDELDKAIENYTKRDRRFGGVK
- the dnaG gene encoding DNA primase, with protein sequence MRYRSEDIDLLIDSLKIEDVVGEFVELKKSGANYKGLCPFHSDTTPSFMVSPSKNICKCFVCGAGGNPISFYSQYKKISFMEAVDELAKKYSIPIKELESKSKNSENFDKYYKIMDEAHKYYTDNIFSLQGRTALEYLSNRAINPKIIKDNGLGFASNRWSDLTDYLVSKGYESKDLILLGLTKEGDNGNNYDAFRNRIIFPIYSIKGEVIAFGGRTLEKDKETPKYINSPDTPIFKKGKNLYGLERSSIIRKKNYTMLMEGYMDVLSANIYGFDVALAPLGTALTEEQGAILKRYTSNVILSFDSDAPGQSATERAGLILKSLGFNIRVLQLDGAKDPDEYLKTYGKERFLQCVKNSVEIFDFLFSYYSKEYDFSSIMSKQNFVNRFKSFFQCIDTELEKMLYLDKLSKNLNLEKDTLKEILINKNRKKSRKFEDDLVNISIGEKFVALDRLERDTLFLVLVNRDYFRYFKDKKIKTSIGKKIYDYLEKEDSVDIISTFATEYDLKDEELEQWNLLRCTVIEDCSDEKKIEELLRESFISWFKQEIDESYVKINSGFYGTKELNIIDKLMLARKIKEIEINLSKVNGFNEIEELYKGFNNLLINL